Proteins encoded by one window of Mercenaria mercenaria strain notata chromosome 4, MADL_Memer_1, whole genome shotgun sequence:
- the LOC128556650 gene encoding uncharacterized protein LOC128556650, which produces MKLLERVLDSFIRGMVDIDSMQFGFVPGRGTTDAIFILRQLQEKYIAANKPLYIAFVDLEKAFYPAPRKVLWWALRSLGVEEWAVRVIQGMYSDVRTRVRVNGQYSEEFGVEVGVHQGSVLSPLLFILVLEALSREFRTGVPWELLYADD; this is translated from the coding sequence ATGAAGTTACTGGAGCGTGTGTTGGACAGTTTCATCCGTGGTATGGTGGACATTGACTCTATGCAGTTCGGCTTTGTGCCAGGCCGAGGTACAACAGATGCTATCTTCATCCTACGCCAGCTACAGGAGAAGTACATAGCTGCAAACAAGCCACTTTATATCGCGTTTGTCGACTTGGAGAAGGCCTTCTATCCTGCACCAAGGAAAGTCCTCTGGTGGGCACTGAGGAGTCTGGGTGTTGAGGAATGGGCTGTTCGTGTCATTCAGGGTATGTACTCTGATGTAAGAACCCGTGTACGAGTCAACGGGCAGTATAGCGAGGAGTTCGGAGTTGAAGTTGGAGTTCATCAGGGATCTGTCCTCAGTCCCCTACTTTTCATCCTCGTACTAGAGGCTCTGTCACGCGAGTTCCGCACAGGTGTGCCTTGGGAGCTCCTGTATGCAGACGACTAG